The sequence below is a genomic window from Macadamia integrifolia chloroplast, complete genome.
TTGAACAAAAATGGTGATATTGTTCCTCCATTGATCAAGAATTTCGATTTTTGGGAAGTATCATGATCAGCCAATAAGAAGGGTTTCAATTTATTCAAATGAACGATTTGAAGACCTATTGATTCTAACAACTGATTGCAGAGTTGATCATTCGGACCTTTCAATTCATAGATGTGGATCTCGGACCTATGAATGGGGATATTCCCGAAACTCACAAAGAAAAAGGGAAGTGACTTAGACAAAAAGAGAAGTGACTTAGACAAATCTTCTTTGTCGATAACCTCGGACCAATCAATCGAATATTGATTAATACGTAATCGATCGAAGACTACTTGAAAACGGCTCTTCTGCTCAGAAACGAAATGTTCCAAATGTTCCTGGAAATTCTTGCTCCCATTGGACCATTTGTATCTATATGCATCAGGATCCCGATTCATGGATCTCTCGGTTCGAGAAATAAGAGGATCAAACCATTTCTTCTGACTCTTTTTCAAATTCGAGAAATGTTGGTTGATCGTATATTTCATTATAGTTCTATGATTCAGAGTATCAGTTCCTATTTGATCCCTTTGAATTCCATATTCGAAGTTGCGATCGGATCTATTCATTAAAAAGAATCGATTCGATACATTTCTTATGTATCCATAGGTGCTATATTGGATTTGAATCAGATTTCGGATCAATCTATATTGATTGACTGCCTCCATTATGTTGTTGCTAGCAAATACCACTCTTTTTGGTTTTGGACCTTCCAAATCATTCCCGCAGGAGATCCGGGCCGATTTTTTTCTGATCCTTCGATAAAAAGATTCATTCTCTTCATAAAAAATAGGAGGTAGAACCAATAAAGATTTCTTTTTCGATTCATCCCTGGAGTTGAATACCTCATTCAAGAATTTTTTTGGATCCAATCCGTAGGAATCAATAGAAAAGGCAAATCCCTTATGATACACCAGATCCGGCTCGGTTATTGATAGAGTGAATAGATCCGCCATTTCTTGAAATCTCTCTTCTGATTCAAAATCGTGGTGTAACGAATATCCCCCCCTGTTCCGGTCATGGAATAGATGAAATAAATCAAAAAATGGATTTTTGTTCAAGAATGAAATCTTATTGGAACTGTCCATATCCGGTTCATCCTTCGGAACCATATCACATCCCGGATCTGATGAAATAGGATGAATTGAGACGGTATTTTGTAAATACGTAATTATCTTGAATATATCAACCATTTCTTTATTTTCCGATCGCCTGGAAGGGACAAAAGAAACATCTTGTTCTTTCTTCAACAATTTCTGATCTCTAGTGGACCTCTCAGTAGGATTCGAACCCAGATGAAGTTCTGACCATCTGTCAGAGAAAAAAGAACGAATTGATCTTGTAGGATTCCCAAGAAATTCTTCGATTTCTTCCGGAAGCAGATGATTATTCATCTGCTTCTCACGTTCCGTGAATAGCCGGGACATTGAGGAATATCCAGAAAGGCATTTCGGGAATCGGTCTGATTCTATCTCTGTTCGTTCCGTTTGAAGAAAGGAAGGATCCCAAAGAATCGATCTTTCTTTTAGTTGTTGAATCTCTCTTTGATTGATCAATGTGTGATATTCCGAATCCTCATTACTAATGGAATCGAAACCATCTCTGGATTGATCAGAAGATCCTTTCAATTGGCTAGAATCCCTTACTTGAACGAAAATAGATCTTGTGGAATCATATTGAATATTTGACGATACATTCCGTACCTTGCTAAAAAACCGATCCTTGCTTACCAACCACACATTGTCTAACCAAATCCAATTCTCTCTGGATACGTTCCTCAAAAAATCCGATTCGTGCGGATTCTTCCCCCAACTAACGAAGAGATCTTGACGGAATTGCCACATATGAAATTGAGCACAATTTTGCAAAGAAATACCCCACTTCTTTCTCGAGAAGAGACGGGAAACGTGCTCAATATCATTTGATTGAATAGTTGACTCAGCTCCTTGTTCTTTGAAGAAACCCTCCACTTCAATTGGTCTTTTTTCACGAAAAGAAGACATGAGATAACAAATCCAGTGTTTCGCTAAGATTTCGAATAGCTGTCCCGAATTCAAGTTGATTATGTTTCGCTTCTTCCTCGGAGAAAGACGATCAAACAATTCCCAATCATGGTCCTTGCGGATCGGATCATCCGTATAGGATACAAAAAGAAACTCCAGATATTTGATATCTTTCTCTTTGAATGAGATCTCAATTCCAGCTACGGTTTCATTAGATATCTTACAACTAGAATCCCTCTTTTTTCCGATCCGGTTCCTCCACCACCGCGAACCCCAGTTAGATTCAGGCATGATACACTTTTTAGTTATTGGGAGAACCCAAGTACTCTCTTTCGGATCCGTGAAACAACTCTCAGAGATCTTTTTCCCTTTTGGAAGATACAGGAGCGAAACAATCAAACTATTGATATTGGAAGACCCAAAAGATTCTTCCAATGTATCATTTCTGGGTCCAATGGAATTCATAGGTATAGGAAGAAGCCCCATCAAATAGAGATTTTTTCTTTCGACCATATTTCGATTGTTAATACGATATAGAAGGACCGCTACTACAAGCAGTACTACACCTTTGATCGTGAAATATCGATTGCTTGTTGAACCCTGTGAATCGCGTGAAAGTAGGATACTCCAAATTCGGGGGTCAAAGAGTTTCATAAAACGTTCTTGGTGGAAAAAAATGTGAGTAAAAGATCCCACTGAATCAAATTTGGTCCATGAATCTAAGAAATAGTGAGAATTCCTGATCTCTCTCAATATCTCTCTCAATTCGAAGATCCAGGGTTTGAATTGATGTCCTTTCATTGATTCCTGTTTCATTGATTCCTCCTAAAGATTTCATTTCAATTGGAATTTGGTTATTCACGATGTACGATGATCCCTGTTAAGCATCCATGGCTGAATGGTTAAAGCGCCCAACTCATAATTGGCAAATTCGTAGGTTCAATTCCTGCTGGATGCACGCCAATGGGAACGTTCAATAAGTCTATTGGAATTGGCTCTGTATCAATGGAATCTCATCATCCATACATAACGAATTGGTATGGTATATTCATACCATAACATATGAACAGTAAGAACTAGAATTCTTATCGATACTGGAACTCATAGGGAAGAAAATGGATTTATGGATGGAATCAAATATGCAGTATTTACAGACAAAGGTATTCGGTTATTGGGGAACAATCAATATACTTCTAATGTCGAATCAGGATCAACTAGGACAGAAATAAAGCATTGGGTCGAACTCTTCTTTGGTGTCAAGGTAATAGCTATGAATAGTCATCGACTCCCGGTAAAGGGTAGAAGAATGGGACCTATTATGGGACATACAATGCATTACAGACGTATGATCATTACGCTTCAACCGGGTTATTCTATTCCACCTCTTAGAAAGAAAAGAACTTAAATCAAAATACTTAATAACACGGCGATACATTTATACAAAACTTCTACCCCGAGCACACGCAATGGAGCCGTCGACAGTCAAGTGAAATCCAATCCACGAAATAATTTGATCTATGGACAGCATCGTTGTGGTAAAGGTCGTAATGCCAGAGGAATCATTACCGCAGGGCATAGAGGGGGAGGTCATAAGCGTCTATACCGTAAAATCGATTTTCGACGGAATAAAAAAAACATAGAGGGTAGAATCGTAACCATAGAATACGACCCTAATCGAAATGCATACATTTGTCTCATACACTATGGGGATGGTGAGAAGAGATATATTTTACATCCCAGAGGGGCTATAATTGGAGATTCCATTCTTTCTGGTACAGAAGTTTCTATAAAAATGGGAAATGCCCTACGACTGGGAAATGCCCTACCTTTGAGTGCGGTTTGAACCATTGATTTACGTAATTGGAAGTAACCAATTAGGTTTACGACGAAACCTAGAAATCGATCACTGATCCAATTTGAGTACCTCTACGGGATAGACCTCAACAGAAAACTGAAGAGTAATGGCAGCAAGTGATTGAGTTCAGTAGTTCCTCATATCAAATTATTGACTCTAGAGATATGGTAATATGGAGAAGACAAAACAAAATTGTTTGAAGCACCGACAGAACCGGAAGCGCCCCTTGTTTCAAAGAGAGGAGGACGGGTTATTCACATTTCATTTGATGGTCAGAGGCGAATTGAAAGCTAGGCAGTGGTAATTCTAAAGATCCCCCGGGGGAAAAATAGAGATGTCTCCTACGTTACCCGTAATATGTGGAAGTATCGACGTAATTTCATAGAGTCATTCGGTCTGAATGCTACATGAAGAACATAAGCCAGATGACGGAACGGGGAGACCTAGGATGTAGATGTAGAAGATCATAACATGAGTGATTCGGCAGATTTGGATTCCTATATATCCACTCATGTGGTACTTCATCATACGATTCATATAGGATCCATCTGTCTAGATATCATCATATACATCCAGAAAGCCGTATGCTTTGGAAGAAGCTTGTACAGTTTGGGAAGGGGTTTTGATTGATCAAAAAGAAAAATCTACTTCAACCGATATGCCCTTAGGCACGGCCATACATAACATAGAAATCACACTTGGAAAGGGTGGACAATTAGCTAGAGCAGCAGGTGCTGTAGCGAAACTGATTGCAAAAGAGGGTAAATCGGCCACATTAAAATTACCTTCTGGGGAGGTCCGTTTGATATCCAAAAACTGCTCAGCAACATTC
It includes:
- the rpl2 gene encoding ribosomal protein L2 (start codon formed by RNA editing), coding for MAIHLYKTSTPSTRNGAVDSQVKSNPRNNLIYGQHRCGKGRNARGIITAGHRGGGHKRLYRKIDFRRNKKNIEGRIVTIEYDPNRNAYICLIHYGDGEKRYILHPRGAIIGDSILSGTEVSIKMGNALRLGNALPLTDMPLGTAIHNIEITLGKGGQLARAAGAVAKLIAKEGKSATLKLPSGEVRLISKNCSATFGQVGNVGVNQKSLGRAGSKCWLGKRPVVRGVVMNPVDHPHGGGEGRAPIGRKKPTTPWGYPALGRRSRKRNKYSDSLILRRRTK
- the rpl23 gene encoding ribosomal protein L23; translation: MDGIKYAVFTDKGIRLLGNNQYTSNVESGSTRTEIKHWVELFFGVKVIAMNSHRLPVKGRRMGPIMGHTMHYRRMIITLQPGYSIPPLRKKRT